In the Candidatus Omnitrophota bacterium genome, CATCCGGATTTGGGAAAGGACGCCGCAGTTCTTGCCGGTCTGGATGCGGCGGGGATTGAGCTGCAGCCGGCTTCGGGCTACGCTGCGGAAGGCCAGTCCGTGTTCATTGACTTCACTCTTCCGGAGAGCACAGCCCGGACTGTGCAAGTCTGCGCTGAGTCCGGGAATCCCCTGGTCATCGGGACTACTGGGATTGCGGCTGAAGGCAGAAAGCAGATTGAAAAGGCGGCGGAACGCATTCCCATTGTGTGGGCACCCAATATGAGTGTGGGTATGAACCTGCTTTTTGAGATGGTGCGCAAAGTCGCCTCTCAACTGGGGCCTGAATACGATATCGAAATTATCGAGGCGCATCATAACAAGAAGGTGGATGCG is a window encoding:
- a CDS encoding 4-hydroxy-tetrahydrodipicolinate reductase codes for the protein MPEKLTPIVIHGAAGRMGLRILALSLEDSGVEVRAALEREGHPDLGKDAAVLAGLDAAGIELQPASGYAAEGQSVFIDFTLPESTARTVQVCAESGNPLVIGTTGIAAEGRKQIEKAAERIPIVWAPNMSVGMNLLFEMVRKVASQLGPEYDIEIIEAHHNKKVDAPSGTALRLAEKAAEGRAVRLDDVAIYGRQGHTGPRPAGEIGIHTVRAGDIVGEHTVCFVTGGERLELTHRASS